In Hydractinia symbiolongicarpus strain clone_291-10 chromosome 4, HSymV2.1, whole genome shotgun sequence, the following proteins share a genomic window:
- the LOC130641407 gene encoding uncharacterized protein LOC130641407: MGCLHSSYKRKQWFHRYPGMVMNRFAIQMGIIDEPPPASIKTYCLRLLHLKFFGQTSDGDTDECTDASVLNLGTLLKMLDKYIRSFEDPQNFDGTGEDYIDLLKLIANRRRRFPGESPKKCFNRLLKHSKQFVTVYRSRAADHNMKESESLSDDSYWGTRQQLLGGKIIADWVDASYGGGPLDPIFGVMLNPTVGKVGPGNGSIIHRWLFDNDGCMAYHAAVHDGFGYLKNFHDKGPGYDYLERNYLLSNLNPLAGQRTGICFWKTLLKEEKEREEKEEREGEKAPLIDQYKERIL; encoded by the exons ATGGGCTGTCTACATAGCTCTTACAAACGAAAACAATGGTTTCATCGTTATCCTGGCATGGTGATGAATCGTTTTGCCATACAAATGGGCATCATAGATGAACCTCCTCCAGCATCGATTAAAACTTATTGTCTGCGGTTGTTACACTTGAAGTTTTTTGGACAAACAAGTGATGGT GATACAGATGAGTGCACAGACGCTAGCGTATTAAATTTGGGAACCCTGTTGAAAATGCTCGATAAATACATCCGAAGTTTTGAAGATCCTCAAAACTTCGATGGCACTGGTGAAGATTATATCGACCTGTTGAAGTTGATAGCAAACAGAAGAAGAAGATTCCCTGGTGAATCAcctaaaaaatgtttcaatCGATTATTAAAACATAGCAAACAATTCGTCACAGTTTACAGGTCACGAGCTG CTGACCACAATATGAAAGAATCCGAAAGTTTATCGGATGACTCGTACTGGGGTACTCGTCAACAGTTGTTGGGAGGAAAGATCATCGCTGATTGGGTGGATGCAAGTTATGGCGGTGGTCCGCTTGATCCAATATTTGGGGTTATGCTAAACCCTACTGTGG GGAAAGTTGGACCAGGGAATGGCTCCATCATACATCGATGGTTATTTGATAATGACGGTTGTATGGCTTACCATGCCGCAGTGCATGACGGATTCGGTTACCTAAAAAACTTTCATGACAAGGGACCTGGGTACGATTATTTAGAACGAAACTATTTATTAAGCAATTTAAATCCGTTGGCAGGACAACGTACTGGAATATGTTTCTGGAAGACTCTTCTTAAAGAAGAAAAGGAAagggaagaaaaagaagaaagagaagGAGAAAAAGCACCGTTAATAGACCAATACAAGGAGAGAATATTGTAA